From Varibaculum massiliense, a single genomic window includes:
- a CDS encoding hemolysin family protein has product MFSQIPAGRLLALAIVLVAVDAAWTAALGAFQTLSHARAQDLVEEGRHRAPLVRALVADRAHTVAICQSWRLFAQVLAATCMTLAMVGFGLVWWVALLVSLLVLGALLLIFATFAGMRIGRYRPEATALWLSKMVSFGLKISVLYRPIEWIANRIAPLSPVDEAASRAEIAEDFREMVDEMAEEENLAFEDEDREIVRSALELGTTLVRELIVPRTDMVAVDTTTLAREAFEIFIQSGFSRIPVIGDDADDVRGMLYLKDVVSRCFSRPELMDHPVPEMMREAFFVPEVMLADDLMRQMQADAPHIAVVVDEWGGTVGLVTIEDILEELVGEVTDEHDRAEQEPEQLSDNTWVIPARLGLDDLATLVDLEIDDDEVDTAGGLLAKALGKVPLLGSHACVMGLELTVKTVAGRRRQMDTLLVKRLEIETDEE; this is encoded by the coding sequence TTGTTCTCCCAAATACCTGCCGGGAGGCTGCTGGCTTTAGCGATTGTGCTAGTGGCGGTAGACGCTGCCTGGACAGCTGCTTTGGGGGCATTTCAAACTCTCTCGCATGCGCGTGCGCAAGACTTGGTAGAGGAGGGGCGTCACCGCGCACCCCTAGTGCGCGCGCTGGTTGCAGACCGGGCTCACACTGTGGCTATTTGTCAGTCCTGGCGCCTATTCGCACAGGTCTTAGCGGCGACTTGTATGACCTTAGCAATGGTGGGGTTTGGGCTGGTTTGGTGGGTGGCACTATTAGTGTCGCTGCTGGTTTTAGGGGCGTTGCTGCTAATTTTTGCTACTTTTGCAGGCATGCGGATTGGGCGTTATCGCCCGGAAGCTACTGCCTTGTGGCTCAGTAAAATGGTCAGTTTCGGGCTGAAGATTTCGGTTCTATATCGCCCAATAGAATGGATAGCTAATAGAATAGCGCCGCTTTCCCCGGTAGATGAGGCCGCTTCCCGCGCCGAAATTGCCGAAGATTTCCGGGAAATGGTCGATGAGATGGCCGAGGAAGAAAATCTGGCTTTCGAGGATGAAGACCGCGAAATCGTGCGTTCGGCTCTGGAGCTGGGGACTACTTTGGTCCGGGAACTTATTGTTCCTCGTACCGATATGGTGGCGGTAGATACCACCACTTTGGCTCGGGAAGCCTTTGAAATTTTTATTCAATCTGGTTTTTCTCGGATTCCGGTAATTGGTGATGATGCCGATGATGTCCGCGGGATGCTCTACCTAAAAGACGTAGTTTCTCGCTGTTTTTCCCGTCCTGAGCTAATGGATCACCCGGTTCCAGAGATGATGCGGGAAGCATTCTTTGTCCCCGAAGTGATGCTCGCTGATGACCTGATGCGCCAAATGCAAGCCGATGCCCCGCATATCGCGGTAGTAGTAGACGAATGGGGAGGGACAGTCGGTCTGGTAACTATCGAAGATATATTGGAAGAGCTGGTCGGTGAGGTAACCGATGAGCATGACCGTGCCGAACAAGAACCGGAGCAACTGAGCGATAACACCTGGGTGATACCTGCTCGGCTAGGGCTAGATGACCTGGCCACACTGGTGGATCTAGAAATCGATGATGATGAAGTCGATACTGCTGGCGGGCTGCTGGCAAAAGCGCTGGGTAAAGTGCCGCTGTTGGGTTCTCATGCCTGCGTCATGGGACTGGAGTTAACGGTGAAAACAGTTGCCGGTCGCCGCCGGCAAATGGATACCCTATTGGTAAAACGTCTAGAGATAGAAACGGACGAGGAATGA
- the hrcA gene encoding heat-inducible transcriptional repressor HrcA has protein sequence MSQASIRRDDVLRAIVTDYVETGEPVGSKALVDRHDLRVSPATVRNDMSVLEEKGYLYQPHTSAGRVPTEKGYRAFVDRISELRPITSSQRRAIEAFVLGSADFDEVVERTVRVLAQLTQQLAIVQYPHFERSGLRHIELIPVAEYKLLVIVITNSARVQQTTIDTRYEVDSASARSLAMLLNSALEGMEETQIAQLEPVLIAGARPEQLELISQIMPIIREALTGEQTERIVMVGAGNLVRSSPEFSRSIGSILDVLEEQVTLLRLFSEIDQQDSPVTVTIGSESGERSLSETSIVTGAYGDKESGVAHVGIVGPQRMDYPHAMSIVRAVSRYLSRMMTR, from the coding sequence ATGAGCCAGGCAAGTATCCGTCGTGATGACGTTTTGCGAGCTATCGTCACCGATTATGTGGAAACCGGTGAACCTGTAGGCTCTAAAGCGTTGGTCGACCGGCATGATTTGCGGGTTTCTCCCGCCACTGTGCGCAACGATATGTCAGTGTTGGAAGAAAAGGGCTATCTTTATCAGCCGCACACTTCCGCGGGGCGGGTGCCTACTGAAAAAGGCTACCGTGCCTTTGTAGACCGGATTTCTGAGCTACGTCCCATCACCAGTTCCCAGCGTCGCGCAATTGAAGCTTTTGTACTGGGATCTGCCGATTTTGATGAGGTGGTCGAACGGACCGTTCGGGTATTAGCCCAGCTCACTCAACAATTGGCGATTGTGCAGTATCCGCATTTTGAACGCAGCGGTCTGCGCCATATCGAACTGATTCCGGTTGCCGAATACAAACTGTTGGTAATCGTGATTACCAACAGCGCGCGGGTACAGCAAACCACGATTGATACCCGCTACGAGGTCGATTCGGCGAGCGCCCGCTCCTTGGCTATGCTTTTGAACTCCGCTTTGGAGGGGATGGAAGAAACCCAAATAGCCCAGCTAGAGCCGGTTTTAATTGCAGGGGCGCGCCCCGAACAGCTAGAACTAATATCCCAAATTATGCCGATTATTCGTGAAGCCTTAACCGGGGAACAAACCGAGAGGATTGTGATGGTGGGAGCGGGAAATTTGGTGCGCTCTAGCCCCGAGTTTTCTCGCTCAATCGGTTCGATTTTGGATGTCTTGGAAGAGCAGGTAACTTTGCTGCGGCTATTTTCTGAGATTGACCAGCAGGATTCTCCGGTAACAGTGACGATTGGCTCGGAATCGGGGGAGCGTTCCCTGTCGGAAACCTCCATCGTGACCGGTGCCTATGGAGATAAAGAAAGCGGGGTCGCCCACGTGGGGATAGTAGGCCCGCAAAGGATGGACTATCCGCACGCGATGAGTATAGTGCGCGCGGTTTCCCGATATTTATCACGCATGATGACCAGGTAG
- a CDS encoding LacI family DNA-binding transcriptional regulator, with amino-acid sequence MATIRDVAKAAGVSIATVSRALNGNTHLAPETLRKVLDAAEELGYQKDRLAAAMRTGRTGAIGLVIGDVMNPFYAMLAHCVERAVRSHQTSLVLSNAHEDGQSYENGIRALAKQGVDGLLVVPPSRIKPGWKHPDPPEGMAMVALDREAPRAKIPSVVIDSSRAMRDMAEHLREVGYRRPAYLAGPEFSFSGQRRSEKLQEALTSCGFGKLEVEYCHHEAVSAASATRALLALYHPDIIICASNQIALGVLMIAKSMGMQLGTDLGLAAIDDIPWFSVMSPAITVIDQPVDKLANLGVTVLMKQIFGAAFVPKAGDRLVAGEGAFIPRESTQGPRLSAQYAGRWLPESGKTV; translated from the coding sequence GTGGCAACCATCCGTGACGTGGCTAAAGCTGCCGGAGTTTCTATCGCCACCGTTTCGCGCGCTCTCAATGGAAATACCCATTTAGCTCCGGAAACTTTGCGTAAAGTATTGGATGCCGCGGAAGAATTAGGTTATCAAAAAGATCGTCTAGCAGCGGCTATGCGCACGGGGCGTACCGGAGCTATCGGGTTAGTGATAGGAGACGTGATGAACCCGTTTTATGCGATGCTGGCGCATTGCGTGGAGCGGGCGGTACGTTCCCATCAAACTTCCCTCGTGCTCTCTAACGCTCATGAGGACGGGCAAAGCTACGAAAACGGGATTCGGGCACTGGCAAAACAAGGGGTAGATGGGCTATTGGTGGTGCCTCCCTCGCGGATTAAGCCCGGATGGAAGCATCCTGATCCTCCCGAGGGAATGGCGATGGTGGCCTTAGATCGGGAAGCACCGAGAGCTAAGATTCCCTCGGTGGTGATTGATTCTTCTCGAGCGATGCGGGACATGGCTGAGCATTTACGGGAAGTCGGTTATCGCCGTCCCGCCTATTTGGCAGGTCCGGAGTTTTCTTTTTCCGGGCAAAGGCGCAGTGAAAAATTACAAGAGGCCTTAACCAGTTGTGGTTTTGGGAAGCTAGAAGTGGAATATTGCCACCACGAGGCAGTTTCTGCGGCTAGCGCGACTCGTGCCCTGCTGGCGCTTTACCATCCCGATATTATTATCTGCGCTTCTAACCAGATCGCCCTGGGAGTGTTGATGATTGCCAAAAGCATGGGAATGCAGCTAGGCACTGACCTGGGATTAGCGGCAATCGATGATATTCCCTGGTTTTCAGTAATGTCCCCGGCAATTACCGTGATTGACCAACCCGTAGACAAGCTGGCTAATCTGGGGGTAACCGTACTGATGAAACAGATTTTTGGTGCTGCCTTTGTCCCCAAAGCCGGGGATCGTTTAGTGGCCGGTGAGGGCGCCTTTATTCCCCGAGAATCCACTCAGGGACCGCGGCTGTCTGCTCAATATGCGGGACGTTGGTTACCAGAAAGCGGAAAAACTGTTTAG
- a CDS encoding 16S rRNA (uracil(1498)-N(3))-methyltransferase, protein MFLPVFLGDESSPPLSSLQEGGCGSLKGTEAAHAVASLRLGVGDSLDLVDGKGLRLSCQILATDKNYLEFEVLQVMHLSLPETQFGLIQALSKGGRDEQAVESAVELGVSRVRPWAAQRSIVQWKGQKLQRGSKKWLSLLQAAAKQSRRANWPLLDPLADSRKLREIIAAGSREEKFLLLDPDASLPLTEAWEQVRQAKMVQVIVGPEGGVSPEETADFRAAGAITARLGPTVLRSSSAGPAALAALGLCSGLWGRKESL, encoded by the coding sequence ATGTTTCTTCCGGTATTTTTAGGTGATGAATCCTCTCCGCCGCTTTCTTCCCTGCAGGAGGGAGGATGCGGATCCCTTAAAGGTACGGAAGCTGCTCACGCGGTAGCTTCGCTGCGTTTAGGAGTAGGCGATTCCCTCGACCTGGTTGACGGTAAGGGGCTGCGTCTGAGCTGCCAGATATTGGCAACCGATAAGAACTATTTAGAGTTCGAAGTACTTCAGGTAATGCATCTATCGCTACCTGAAACCCAGTTTGGGCTGATTCAGGCGCTTTCTAAAGGCGGGCGCGATGAGCAGGCAGTAGAGTCGGCAGTCGAGTTAGGGGTGAGCCGGGTGCGTCCCTGGGCGGCGCAGCGTTCCATCGTGCAATGGAAGGGACAAAAGCTGCAGCGGGGAAGTAAGAAGTGGCTGTCACTGCTGCAAGCGGCGGCGAAGCAATCACGGCGCGCTAACTGGCCATTGCTAGATCCCCTAGCTGATTCCCGGAAACTGCGAGAAATAATTGCCGCCGGGAGCAGAGAAGAAAAGTTTCTGCTGCTGGATCCGGATGCCTCCCTGCCTCTTACCGAAGCCTGGGAGCAGGTAAGGCAAGCTAAAATGGTACAGGTGATAGTCGGACCGGAGGGCGGGGTGAGCCCGGAGGAAACTGCAGACTTTAGAGCTGCGGGCGCAATTACCGCCAGGCTAGGGCCAACGGTTTTACGTTCCTCTAGCGCCGGACCAGCTGCTTTGGCGGCGTTAGGGCTTTGCAGTGGACTGTGGGGTCGGAAGGAATCTCTTTAA
- the era gene encoding GTPase Era: MSKQVKNDPSQHRAGFVSIVGRPNVGKSTLTNALVGQKVAITSSRPETTRHNVRGVVQGQDYQIALVDTPGLHRPRTLLGKRLNDMVREALVDVDAVVFCVPADQKIGPGDRYIAAELKELNIPVILAVTKADLVSKERMVAALVAAGELGDWQEIVPLSALEGEVSVLADQIAKYLPPSPPLYPRDQVSDESVEKMIAEFVREAALEGVREELPHSIAVQVEEILYQGEDSGPHLGYGTHRLPQKQEETADQSEETAAYDSANSPSDSATEGKPAPPQKETKPLDVHVNVFVERDSQKGILIGKGGSHIRRVRIKSKRQIQKLLGQPVHLHLHVRVAKNWQSDTKMLGRLGF; the protein is encoded by the coding sequence ATGAGCAAACAAGTGAAAAATGACCCTAGCCAGCACCGCGCGGGATTTGTTTCTATCGTCGGACGCCCCAATGTTGGCAAATCTACCCTAACGAATGCGCTGGTAGGGCAAAAGGTGGCGATTACTTCTTCCCGCCCGGAAACTACCCGCCATAACGTGAGGGGAGTAGTTCAGGGGCAGGACTACCAGATTGCGTTGGTGGATACTCCCGGTTTGCACCGTCCCCGTACCCTTCTGGGCAAACGTCTGAACGATATGGTGCGTGAAGCCCTGGTAGATGTAGATGCGGTGGTGTTTTGCGTGCCGGCTGATCAAAAGATCGGTCCAGGGGATCGCTATATTGCTGCGGAACTGAAAGAACTGAATATCCCGGTGATTTTAGCGGTTACCAAAGCAGACCTGGTTTCTAAAGAACGGATGGTGGCCGCGCTGGTAGCTGCGGGGGAATTGGGGGATTGGCAGGAGATTGTCCCTCTCAGTGCCCTAGAGGGTGAAGTGTCTGTTCTGGCTGATCAGATTGCTAAATATCTGCCGCCTTCCCCGCCCCTTTATCCCCGCGACCAGGTAAGTGATGAGTCGGTAGAAAAAATGATTGCGGAGTTTGTACGTGAGGCCGCGCTCGAGGGAGTGCGCGAAGAATTGCCGCATTCGATCGCCGTTCAAGTAGAGGAGATCCTCTATCAGGGGGAAGATAGCGGGCCGCACCTGGGCTACGGAACCCACCGCCTCCCTCAGAAACAAGAGGAAACTGCTGATCAAAGCGAGGAGACGGCTGCTTACGACAGCGCAAACTCGCCCTCCGATAGCGCTACTGAGGGCAAGCCCGCGCCGCCTCAGAAAGAAACCAAACCCCTTGACGTGCATGTAAACGTGTTTGTGGAACGCGATTCCCAAAAGGGAATTTTGATCGGTAAGGGCGGTAGTCATATTCGCCGGGTACGGATTAAATCCAAACGGCAGATTCAAAAACTTTTGGGGCAACCGGTGCACTTGCACCTGCATGTGCGGGTGGCGAAGAACTGGCAGTCCGACACGAAAATGCTAGGGCGCCTAGGGTTTTAG
- the ybeY gene encoding rRNA maturation RNase YbeY: MSVEVLNETEYQIDGVEFQELADYVLRALHVSPAAEMSVIFVEPDAIAALHERWLDLEGPTDVMSFPMDELRPGSADAPTEAGILGDIVICPEVAQTQAANAGHSSTEEMLLLTVHGILHLLGYDHAEKDEEKEMFALQRKLLLTFLAERS; this comes from the coding sequence GTGAGCGTAGAGGTCTTAAACGAAACTGAATACCAAATCGATGGGGTGGAGTTCCAAGAACTTGCCGACTACGTGCTCCGCGCGCTGCACGTATCTCCGGCGGCGGAAATGTCGGTGATTTTTGTAGAACCGGATGCCATCGCTGCCTTACATGAGCGCTGGTTAGATTTGGAAGGTCCCACTGACGTGATGAGTTTTCCCATGGATGAGCTGCGTCCGGGAAGCGCGGATGCTCCCACCGAGGCGGGAATCTTAGGGGACATCGTGATTTGTCCTGAGGTTGCCCAGACGCAGGCGGCCAATGCCGGCCACTCTTCCACCGAAGAAATGCTACTGCTTACGGTGCATGGAATCTTACATCTTTTAGGCTATGATCACGCCGAAAAAGATGAAGAAAAAGAAATGTTCGCCCTGCAACGGAAATTGCTGTTGACTTTCTTGGCGGAACGGAGCTAG
- the dnaJ gene encoding molecular chaperone DnaJ, producing MADYYEILGVSRDATEAEIRRAYRRKARKLHPDVAGPESEEAFKEVSMAHEVLSDPDKRRRYDMGGDSGFASSGMGDFSMFSDIFESFFGAEGGGGPTPRGRRGEDLRQRLEISLEEAVFGVKKEVQVRTAVVCPTCEGSCCAPGTSPRTCQVCNGRGSVTRSTRTFLGQMQSTVPCSACAGHGTTIPDPCPECSGEGRVRTTATMQIEIPSGVQTGHKVQLRGKGAVGPGGGPNGDLYLEIKVSAHRVFSRHGDNLETTLRVPMTAAILGTQVDLETFDGTQEITIAAGTQPGQQIRLPGLGVGRLQREGRGDLIVNIMVQVPTNLDAAQRELIEQLAQLRKEDRVEPERLEDGGVFSRLRERFAGN from the coding sequence TTGGCTGATTATTACGAGATTCTAGGGGTTTCCCGGGATGCCACCGAGGCGGAAATCCGCCGCGCATACCGCCGTAAAGCCCGCAAATTGCATCCCGACGTAGCCGGGCCGGAATCAGAGGAGGCTTTCAAAGAAGTCTCTATGGCACACGAAGTCCTCTCTGATCCCGACAAGCGACGTCGCTACGATATGGGAGGCGATTCCGGGTTTGCCAGCTCCGGTATGGGGGACTTTTCAATGTTCTCCGATATTTTCGAATCCTTCTTCGGAGCCGAAGGCGGCGGCGGACCTACTCCCAGAGGGCGGCGAGGTGAAGACCTGCGTCAACGCCTAGAGATCTCTTTAGAAGAAGCGGTTTTTGGGGTAAAGAAAGAAGTACAGGTGCGCACCGCGGTAGTCTGTCCCACCTGTGAGGGTAGCTGTTGCGCTCCGGGAACTTCCCCGCGCACCTGCCAGGTTTGTAACGGACGCGGCTCGGTAACCCGCTCCACCCGCACCTTCCTGGGGCAAATGCAATCTACGGTTCCCTGCAGTGCTTGCGCTGGTCACGGCACTACTATCCCGGATCCTTGCCCCGAATGTTCCGGTGAAGGAAGGGTGCGCACCACCGCCACCATGCAGATAGAGATTCCTTCCGGGGTGCAAACCGGTCATAAGGTGCAGCTGCGCGGTAAAGGGGCTGTAGGGCCTGGCGGTGGCCCCAATGGAGATTTGTATTTAGAGATCAAAGTGAGTGCCCATCGGGTATTTTCCCGGCACGGAGATAACCTGGAAACCACTTTGCGGGTGCCGATGACGGCCGCCATTTTAGGAACCCAAGTCGACCTGGAAACTTTCGACGGAACCCAAGAGATAACCATTGCGGCGGGCACCCAGCCGGGGCAACAGATTCGTCTGCCGGGTCTGGGGGTAGGGCGCTTGCAGCGGGAAGGGCGCGGTGACCTGATAGTAAATATTATGGTGCAGGTGCCTACCAACCTGGATGCCGCCCAGCGGGAACTAATCGAACAGTTAGCGCAGCTGCGAAAAGAAGACCGGGTCGAACCAGAGCGGTTAGAAGATGGTGGAGTGTTCTCTCGCCTACGGGAACGATTTGCAGGTAACTAA
- a CDS encoding PhoH family protein, with amino-acid sequence MSDEQTQVLLPEDLDPVLVFGPGDQVLRAMQDNLPGVRINSRGGIVTFQGNPGEARMGADLLSELIAAARHGNPLSAAAVQQALTLMSTQETLPVLRTKRRQIRAKTSGQQSYLEAITNNRIVFGVGPAGTGKTYLAMAKAVEALESGAVSRIVLTRPAVEAGESLGFLPGTLTEKIDPYLRPLYDALREMLEPAELAQLLESGTIEVAPLAYMRGRTISHAFIVLDEAQNTTTQQMKMFLTRLGEGSTMVVTGDITQIDLPRGKLSGLKDARNVLTGVKDIEFCYLTSEDVVRDKLVGLIIDAYERQAIATDEGEKYR; translated from the coding sequence ATGAGCGATGAACAAACCCAGGTGCTATTACCGGAAGATCTGGATCCAGTGCTGGTGTTCGGGCCTGGTGACCAGGTGTTGCGGGCGATGCAAGACAACCTGCCGGGAGTGCGGATTAACTCCCGCGGCGGGATAGTGACTTTTCAAGGTAATCCCGGCGAGGCACGCATGGGAGCGGATTTGCTTAGCGAGTTGATTGCCGCTGCCCGTCATGGAAATCCGCTATCGGCAGCGGCAGTTCAGCAAGCCTTAACTCTAATGTCTACCCAAGAAACTCTGCCGGTGCTACGCACCAAACGCCGACAGATTCGGGCAAAAACCTCTGGTCAGCAAAGTTATTTAGAGGCGATTACCAATAACCGTATCGTGTTCGGGGTAGGTCCGGCTGGAACCGGAAAAACCTATTTGGCGATGGCGAAAGCGGTGGAAGCCTTGGAATCGGGGGCGGTGTCCCGCATCGTTTTGACCCGTCCCGCCGTAGAAGCCGGCGAATCTTTAGGTTTCCTGCCCGGCACTCTCACCGAAAAAATTGATCCCTATCTGCGCCCTCTTTACGATGCCCTGCGGGAAATGCTGGAACCGGCAGAACTTGCCCAGCTGTTAGAGTCGGGAACTATCGAGGTAGCTCCGCTCGCCTATATGCGCGGACGTACCATTTCTCATGCGTTTATTGTGCTAGATGAAGCGCAAAACACTACCACCCAGCAGATGAAGATGTTCCTCACCCGCCTAGGGGAGGGCTCGACTATGGTGGTGACCGGTGATATTACCCAAATTGATCTTCCCCGGGGCAAACTTTCGGGACTAAAGGATGCTCGCAACGTCCTCACCGGAGTTAAAGATATAGAGTTTTGCTATTTGACCAGCGAGGACGTGGTGCGCGATAAACTGGTGGGGCTGATTATTGACGCTTATGAGCGACAGGCAATCGCTACAGATGAGGGGGAGAAGTACCGGTGA
- the leuA gene encoding 2-isopropylmalate synthase: MRTTGKAPRQQSSGMPFQKYAHFWDTSLKLSDRTWPDKNVTQAPRWLSTDLRDGNQALIDPMDPLRKRKMFDLLVQIGMKEIEIGFPAASQVDYDFVRSLVEEDAIPEDVCVSVLTQAREDLIGRTVESLVGVPRANVHIYNATSPTFREVVFHNDKAATVELAVSGVREVIAQAEKQLDDSTVFGLQYSPEIFVDTEADFALEICEAVMDIWQPDEEREIILNLPATVERYTPDSYADQIEWMSRNLSRREHVCLSVHNHNDRGTGIAAAELSMKAGADRVEGCLLGQGERTGNVDLITLAMNLYSQGIDPMLNLSDLDQVRETVEYCTRMETNPRQPYTGDLVYTSFSGSHQDAIKKGFDKRAQAVAAASGDQNQVIWTVPYLPIDPGDIGRDYQAVVRVNSQSGKGGIAFMMKRDYSLDLPRRLQVEFYRHVQDYTEKFGGEVDSQHLWKIFADEYLPGEEHSLSPWGRFKLRDSLADTNHETGEVSLRAQVTDNGTLRTLEAVAPGPIEAFITAFQGLGLDIKVLDYVEHAMETGESSRAAAYVEAEIAGQVLWGVGIDPSITRATYKAVISALNRAER, encoded by the coding sequence ATGCGAACTACTGGTAAAGCTCCCCGACAACAATCTTCCGGAATGCCTTTTCAAAAGTATGCCCATTTTTGGGATACTTCCCTGAAACTGTCGGATCGTACCTGGCCAGATAAAAATGTTACCCAGGCTCCCCGCTGGCTATCTACGGATTTGCGGGATGGTAATCAGGCTTTGATTGACCCCATGGATCCGCTGCGGAAACGGAAAATGTTTGATCTGTTGGTACAGATAGGCATGAAAGAAATCGAGATCGGGTTTCCGGCTGCCTCGCAGGTAGATTACGATTTCGTGCGCTCTCTGGTGGAAGAGGACGCGATTCCCGAGGACGTGTGCGTTTCAGTCCTTACCCAGGCGCGCGAAGATCTAATCGGACGCACCGTGGAATCCCTAGTGGGGGTGCCGCGCGCCAATGTGCATATCTATAATGCCACCTCACCCACTTTTCGGGAAGTAGTATTCCATAACGATAAAGCGGCCACCGTGGAACTGGCAGTAAGCGGGGTGCGCGAGGTAATCGCGCAGGCAGAAAAGCAACTGGATGATTCCACGGTTTTCGGGCTGCAGTATTCGCCCGAAATTTTCGTAGATACCGAAGCGGACTTTGCCCTGGAAATCTGCGAAGCAGTCATGGATATCTGGCAGCCCGATGAGGAACGAGAAATTATTTTGAACCTGCCCGCAACCGTAGAGCGTTACACCCCGGACTCCTATGCGGATCAGATTGAATGGATGAGCCGGAACCTGAGCCGCCGCGAACACGTATGTTTATCAGTACATAACCATAATGACCGGGGGACGGGGATTGCGGCGGCAGAACTGTCGATGAAGGCCGGAGCTGACCGGGTAGAAGGCTGCCTGTTGGGACAGGGAGAACGCACTGGCAACGTAGATTTGATTACTTTGGCGATGAATCTTTATTCCCAAGGAATCGATCCCATGCTGAATCTATCTGACCTGGATCAGGTGCGGGAAACCGTGGAGTATTGCACTCGTATGGAAACTAATCCTCGCCAGCCCTATACTGGCGATTTGGTTTACACCTCCTTCTCTGGCTCCCACCAGGATGCCATTAAGAAGGGGTTCGATAAGCGCGCCCAGGCAGTGGCAGCTGCCAGCGGCGACCAAAACCAAGTTATCTGGACGGTACCTTACTTACCGATTGACCCGGGTGATATCGGACGCGACTACCAGGCAGTGGTGCGGGTTAACTCCCAGTCTGGTAAGGGTGGCATCGCCTTCATGATGAAACGGGATTATTCCTTGGATTTGCCGCGCCGCCTGCAGGTGGAGTTCTATCGCCACGTCCAGGACTACACCGAAAAGTTCGGGGGCGAGGTCGACTCGCAGCATTTGTGGAAGATTTTTGCTGACGAATATCTGCCCGGTGAAGAACATAGCCTTTCGCCTTGGGGTCGCTTCAAGCTGCGGGATTCTCTCGCCGACACCAACCATGAAACCGGGGAAGTATCCCTGCGGGCGCAGGTCACTGATAACGGTACTTTGCGCACTTTAGAGGCGGTGGCGCCGGGGCCTATTGAGGCGTTTATTACTGCTTTCCAAGGGCTGGGATTGGATATCAAAGTGCTGGACTATGTTGAGCACGCCATGGAAACCGGGGAAAGTTCGCGGGCAGCCGCCTATGTGGAGGCCGAGATCGCCGGGCAGGTGCTGTGGGGGGTAGGTATTGATCCCTCGATTACCCGTGCTACCTATAAGGCAGTTATTAGCGCCCTCAACCGCGCGGAACGCTAG